In Bacteroidales bacterium, the sequence AATGATGGGCTCCGGTGGTATGATTGTTATGGATGAAGATAACTGCATGGTTTCTGTTGCGAAATTCTACTTGGATTTCATAGTTGAAGAAAGCTGCGGAAAATGTTCTCCATGCCGTATTGGAAACAAAAGGTTATACGAAATATTAGATAAAATAACCGAAGGTAAAGGTTCTATTGAAGATATTGAACTTTTACGCAACCTCGGAAAAGTAATTAAAGATACAGCTCTATGTGGACTTGGACAAACATCTCCAAACCCAGTATTATCAACAATTGACAACTTTGAACAAGAATATATAGATCACGTTGTCAATCACAAATGCGAGGCAGGTGTTTGCAAAAGCATGATGAGATACAACATTAATCCGGATAATTGCGTAGGATGTACAGCTTGTGCACGTGCATGTCCTGTAAATGCTATCTCAGGAGAGCGTAAACAAGTTCATTCAATTAATCAAGAATTATGTATAAAATGTGGCTCTTGTTTGCAAAAATGTAAATTTGATGCTGTTTACACAAATTAATAAGAAGCAAGGAGAAATTAAAATGAATCAAATAAAAGTTGTTATAGACGGAAAAGAAGTAGTAGTCGAAAAAGGTACTACAATTTTAAAAGCAGCTCGCAAGCTTAACATCATTATCCCAACATTATGCCACATGCACTTAGACCATGTAAATGTGGAAAACAAACCAGGCGGTTGCCGCATTTGTGTTGTTGAGGTTAAAGGTCGTAGAAACCTTGCACCTGCTTGTGTTACAGAATGCACAGAAGGAATGGAAGTTAATACACACAATGCTCGTGTATTAAATGCAAGAAAAACCATAATGGAACTAATTCTATCTGACCATCCTGCTGATTGCCTCATTTGCGCTAAAAATGGTAAATGTGACTTACAAAAATTAGCTCAGGATTTAGGAATTAGAGAAATTCCATTTAAAGGCGAGCAATCTTCTTATAGAATTGACATGTCGCCATCTATTATTAGAGATGCTGACAAATGTATAATGTGTCGCAGATGTGAAACAATGTGTAACACTGTTCAGTCTGTAGGAGTATTATCAGCAGTAAACAGAGGATTTGACGCTGTTGTAGCTCCTGCTTTTGAAATGGACTTAAACGATAGTGTATGTACATATTGCGGACAATGCGTTGCAGTTTGCCCTACCGGTGCATTAACAGAAGTTGACGATACAGGAAAAGTTATCAGAGCTTTGGCAGATCCAGAAAAAGTTGTTGTAGTACAAACAGCTCCTGCTGTTCGCGCTGCATTAGGCGAAGAATTTGGATTAAAACCAGGCACTAGCGTAACCGGAAAAATGGTTGCAGGCTTAAGAAGATTAGGCTTTGATTATGTTTTTGACACTGATTTTGCAGCCGACCTTACAATTATGGAAGAAGGTTCCGAACTTTTAGACCGCTTAACAAAATTCTTAAACGGTGACAAAAATGTTCGTTTGCCTCTTTTAACATCTTGCTGCCCTGCTTGGGTAAATTTCTTTGAAACCAATTTCCCAGATATGTTGGATATCCCTAGCACAGCAAAATCTCCACAACAAATGTTTGGAGCAGTTGCAAAGACATATTTAGCTGACAAACTAGGTATTCCACGCGAAAAAATGGTTGTAGTTTCAGTTATGCCTTGCTTAGCAAAGAAATTTGAAGTTCGTCGTGATGAATTTAAAGTAAACGGCAATCCTGATGTTGATTACAGTATTAGTACAAGAGAATTAGCTGCTCTACTAAAACAAAGCATTAGTGATTTCAGTAGTTTACCTGATGAAGATTTTGACCATCCAC encodes:
- a CDS encoding 2Fe-2S iron-sulfur cluster binding domain-containing protein encodes the protein MNQIKVVIDGKEVVVEKGTTILKAARKLNIIIPTLCHMHLDHVNVENKPGGCRICVVEVKGRRNLAPACVTECTEGMEVNTHNARVLNARKTIMELILSDHPADCLICAKNGKCDLQKLAQDLGIREIPFKGEQSSYRIDMSPSIIRDADKCIMCRRCETMCNTVQSVGVLSAVNRGFDAVVAPAFEMDLNDSVCTYCGQCVAVCPTGALTEVDDTGKVIRALADPEKVVVVQTAPAVRAALGEEFGLKPGTSVTGKMVAGLRRLGFDYVFDTDFAADLTIMEEGSELLDRLTKFLNGDKNVRLPLLTSCCPAWVNFFETNFPDMLDIPSTAKSPQQMFGAVAKTYLADKLGIPREKMVVVSVMPCLAKKFEVRRDEFKVNGNPDVDYSISTRELAALLKQSISDFSSLPDEDFDHPLGESTGAAVIFGATGGVIEAAVRTAYELYTKKPLPKIDFEELRGFDWIRKAEVDLNGFKLKIGIAHGLSNARKLLEDIRAGKSEFHVIEIMACPGGCIGGAGQPLHHGKGDILKLRQKALYDEDKSKAIRKSHENPEIIKIYKEFLGAPLSEKSHELLHTHYFNKRKEIKIEK